In Streptomyces sp. NBC_01551, one DNA window encodes the following:
- a CDS encoding MBL fold metallo-hydrolase: protein MSEDAPQLQHDVTPHVTDHGGGVWGIKVPIPDNPLGHTLVHVLDTGRGPVLVDTGWDDPESWDTLVAGLGALGLAVADVHGVVITHHHPDHHGLSGQVREASGAWIAMHAADTEVVVRTRSAEPGVWFDYMGDKLTAAGAPEAHVARLRAARASGRLRTLPGLRAAVPDREIVPGELLPLAGRRLRAIWTPGHTPGHVCLHLEEEHPANLPGNGRLFSGDHLLPGISPHIGLYEDPSSELVTDPLGDYLDSLERIGRLDPAEVLPAHQYAFTDAPARVRELLAHHEERLTGLWELLAEPLTPWALAERMEWNRPWEQIPYGSRNIAVSEAEAHLRRLVKQGRAEAVPGSDPVEYRAL, encoded by the coding sequence ATGTCAGAGGACGCGCCACAGCTGCAGCACGACGTGACCCCGCACGTCACCGACCACGGCGGAGGCGTGTGGGGCATCAAGGTCCCCATCCCCGACAACCCGCTCGGGCACACCCTCGTCCACGTCCTCGACACCGGGCGCGGCCCCGTCCTCGTCGACACCGGCTGGGACGACCCCGAGTCCTGGGACACCCTCGTCGCCGGCCTCGGCGCCCTCGGCCTCGCCGTCGCCGACGTCCACGGCGTGGTCATCACCCACCACCACCCCGACCACCACGGCCTGTCGGGACAGGTCCGCGAGGCCTCCGGCGCCTGGATCGCCATGCACGCAGCCGACACCGAGGTCGTCGTGCGGACCCGCTCCGCCGAGCCCGGCGTCTGGTTCGACTACATGGGCGACAAGCTCACCGCCGCCGGAGCCCCCGAGGCCCATGTCGCACGCCTGCGCGCCGCCCGGGCGAGCGGCCGCCTGCGCACCCTGCCCGGGCTGCGGGCCGCCGTCCCCGACCGGGAGATCGTCCCCGGCGAGCTGCTCCCCCTCGCCGGGCGCCGGCTGCGGGCGATCTGGACCCCGGGCCACACCCCCGGCCACGTCTGCCTGCACCTGGAGGAGGAGCACCCGGCGAACCTGCCCGGCAACGGCCGCCTCTTCTCCGGGGACCACCTGCTGCCCGGGATCTCCCCGCACATCGGCCTGTACGAGGACCCGTCGTCCGAGCTGGTCACCGACCCCCTCGGCGACTACCTCGACTCCCTCGAACGGATCGGCCGCCTCGATCCCGCGGAGGTGCTCCCGGCCCACCAGTACGCGTTCACCGACGCCCCGGCGCGGGTACGGGAGCTGCTGGCCCACCACGAGGAGCGGCTGACCGGGCTGTGGGAGCTGCTGGCCGAGCCGCTCACGCCATGGGCGCTGGCGGAGCGGATGGAGTGGAACCGGCCCTGGGAGCAGATCCCGTACGGCTCCCGGAACATCGCCGTCTCCGAAGCGGAAGCCCACCTGCGGCGGCTGGTGAAACAGGGCCGGGCGGAGGCGGTGCCGGGCAGCGACCCGGTGGAGTACCGCGCGCTGTAG
- a CDS encoding prenyltransferase/squalene oxidase repeat-containing protein — translation MNVRRSAAALAASAVLCVGAAPAALAAPSPSPAPVIPSGLYGKNDPTYDGVWRQSFALLAQDTVGLRPAKEAVDWLVGQQCAEGGFAAFRADATAACDAKTMLDTNATAAAVQALTALGGQDAAVKKGVAWLKSVQNEDGGWSYVPGTPSEASSTSVVISALAQAGEKPADVKSKAGKSAYDGLLAFQLGCSAEPAADRGAFGYQPADGKLPANADATAAAALAALGKGAVVPAPSTDTPATALACPAASPADPAAAAQGAAGYLAEALKKDGHLTAVTPGADQPTPDIGNTADAVIALAAAGHKQSATGALEWLKANSAEWSKGNPAALATLILASHATGTNPVEFGGTDLVAALNATGPAPQTPATGGMTKDEKKKDEESSSSQSVWWIVGAGAAAGIGFGILLSGRRKKNQL, via the coding sequence ATGAACGTCCGCCGCAGCGCAGCCGCGCTCGCCGCCTCCGCCGTGCTCTGCGTGGGCGCCGCCCCCGCAGCCCTCGCCGCGCCCTCCCCCTCGCCGGCCCCGGTCATCCCCTCCGGGCTCTACGGCAAGAACGACCCCACCTACGACGGTGTGTGGCGGCAGTCCTTCGCGCTGCTGGCCCAGGACACCGTGGGCCTGCGACCCGCCAAGGAGGCCGTCGACTGGCTCGTCGGCCAGCAGTGCGCCGAGGGCGGCTTCGCCGCGTTCCGCGCGGACGCGACGGCGGCCTGCGACGCGAAGACCATGCTCGACACCAACGCCACCGCGGCGGCCGTCCAGGCGCTGACGGCGCTCGGCGGCCAGGACGCGGCTGTGAAGAAGGGCGTGGCCTGGCTGAAGTCCGTCCAGAACGAGGACGGCGGCTGGTCCTACGTCCCCGGCACCCCGAGCGAGGCCAGCTCCACCTCCGTGGTGATCAGCGCGCTCGCGCAGGCGGGCGAGAAGCCGGCCGACGTGAAGTCGAAGGCGGGCAAGTCCGCGTACGACGGCCTGCTCGCCTTCCAGCTGGGCTGCTCCGCCGAGCCGGCCGCCGACCGGGGCGCCTTCGGGTACCAGCCGGCCGACGGCAAGCTGCCGGCCAACGCCGACGCGACGGCCGCCGCGGCCCTGGCCGCCCTAGGCAAGGGCGCGGTCGTCCCCGCCCCGTCCACGGACACCCCCGCCACCGCGCTGGCCTGCCCGGCCGCCTCTCCCGCCGACCCGGCGGCCGCCGCCCAGGGCGCGGCCGGCTACCTGGCCGAGGCCCTCAAGAAGGACGGCCACCTCACGGCCGTCACCCCGGGCGCGGACCAGCCGACCCCGGACATCGGCAACACCGCCGACGCGGTGATCGCCCTGGCCGCGGCCGGGCACAAGCAGTCGGCGACGGGCGCGCTGGAGTGGCTGAAGGCCAACTCCGCCGAGTGGTCCAAGGGCAACCCGGCCGCCCTCGCCACCCTGATCCTCGCCTCGCACGCGACGGGCACCAACCCGGTGGAGTTCGGCGGCACCGACCTGGTCGCCGCGCTGAACGCGACGGGCCCGGCGCCGCAGACGCCGGCGACCGGCGGGATGACGAAGGACGAGAAGAAGAAGGACGAGGAGTCCAGCAGCAGCCAGAGCGTCTGGTGGATCGTCGGGGCGGGCGCCGCGGCCGGCATCGGCTTCGGCATCCTGCTGAGCGGCCGCCGGAAGAAGAACCAGCTCTGA
- a CDS encoding SCO2322 family protein, whose protein sequence is MRRLTPLILAFGILLTLVAAGPALASSYRYWSFWDGSRGQWAYASLGPSTARPADGSAWGFRFAVSKDAGDEAAQPRAKADFGAICASTPAAEGKKRVAVVVDFGVPADAPAGETPPQDTPRTACAQVAPDATAAEALASVAKPLRYNSAALLCAVSGYPKQGCGEPLPAGPDAGSAAKPSASASAPASASGSGASSGSGPSAGLLAGVAAVAALAAAAVWQSRRRRTR, encoded by the coding sequence ATGCGCCGGCTGACCCCTCTGATCCTGGCGTTCGGGATCCTGCTCACCCTGGTCGCGGCCGGCCCGGCGCTCGCGTCGAGCTACCGCTACTGGTCGTTCTGGGACGGCTCGCGCGGCCAGTGGGCGTACGCCTCGCTCGGCCCGTCGACGGCCCGCCCCGCCGACGGCTCGGCCTGGGGATTCCGCTTCGCGGTGAGCAAGGACGCCGGGGACGAGGCGGCTCAGCCGCGCGCGAAGGCGGACTTCGGGGCGATCTGCGCATCGACCCCGGCGGCCGAGGGCAAGAAGCGGGTGGCCGTCGTCGTCGACTTCGGCGTCCCCGCGGACGCCCCGGCCGGCGAGACCCCGCCGCAGGACACCCCGCGCACGGCCTGCGCCCAGGTCGCCCCGGACGCCACGGCGGCCGAGGCGCTGGCGTCCGTCGCCAAGCCGCTGCGCTACAACAGCGCGGCGCTGCTGTGCGCGGTGTCGGGGTACCCGAAGCAGGGCTGCGGCGAACCGCTGCCGGCAGGGCCGGACGCGGGGTCGGCCGCCAAGCCGTCGGCGTCGGCCTCCGCACCGGCGTCGGCCTCCGGCTCCGGCGCCAGCTCCGGGTCCGGCCCCTCGGCGGGTCTGCTCGCCGGTGTCGCGGCGGTGGCCGCCCTGGCCGCGGCCGCGGTCTGGCAGTCCCGCCGCCGCCGCACCCGATGA